ATAAAAGCCGTTTAAAACCGCTGATAATTTTATTGCTTATTTAAGCAAATTCAAAAATGGTAGAATACTGGAATAGAAGGAATAAACTAGAAGCAATGGCCTTCGATCTGGGGAGAACAATAGCTGCTGCTCGTATGCTTGATATAGATATTTTAGACCTTAAAGATGAGAATGAGCGCGCATTTATTATGCAAGAATTAGAAAAAAGAATAAATATAATAAGATTATTTGATCCAGAGGATGTTACCAAAATGGATGAAGATATGTTTTTGGAATTATTAGGCGTAGAAGATATGCTATATTCTAATCATATACCTTATCATTTCTACTATCACGAATGGTTGCCTGAAATGATAGAAAAGTATTCTGCTATTGAAGTCAGTGAGGTTATATACAACGAGATAGAGCGATTTAGAATTTTCTTAAAAGAATTTTATCAAGTTGATTTTGATAAAAATGATTTGGGTTACCTGTTGTCAATATTTGAAATACGGCTTCGTGTTCTTGATGCTGAATCAATAGATTCACCCTTGTTTAACACAGTTAATTATGATGGTATCTTAAAAGCAGATAGAGTAGTAGTTCTGCAAACTGCTATAAGTTTCCTGGACAAATATAAAATCGAATATTTTGAACAGCCTGTAATTAAGCAAGTTAAAATTACACACCCAAATGGAAAGGCATGGACTCATAAACAAATATCACTGCTTCACCATTATCAAGGTAAACATGAAATAATTTCTATTAAAAGTGCGGAAAAAGTTGCTGAGCCTTATGGGTTAAAATCAGGTGAAAGGCTATATAAATTTTATTTAAAATTTAATAAAGAAATTAATATTATTAATGTAGATGGAGGGCAAATTAAACCGATGTTAAAAGACATACATGCAATTTTGCCATCCTTATCAGATAAGCAGAAGAAGCAAGCAGAAGAGGATGCTGATAAGCTGCGAAAAACACAGAGACTAGTCCGAGACTAGTCTCACCGATAACGGACGATAACCTTTGCTAGCGTCAACAACAAACGACGATAGCCATGAACAACCCTTTTGAACTTATCAATGCCCGGTTAAATAACCTGGAGGCCTTGACGCTGGAAGCCCTGCAACATCTGCGCAGTGCTCCTCCTGCCGCTGCGGCAGTGGGAGGCATTGAATTAGCCCAAGAAGTAACTCGGCTGAGCAAGCCTCGCATTTATGCACTCGTATCTGCACGAGCTATTCCGCACAGCAAAAGAGGCAACAAACTTTACTTCAACCGTACCGAGTTGGTCGCATGGTTAGAAGAAGGCAGGCGTGCCATCACTAGGTAGCTGTCCTGCTACATGGCCCCTACACCTTGCCATATCCATAATCATCCGTCAAGCCAGTCGCTAAGCTTGCTTTGATGGCGCTGGTAATCCTTTTCTTAGGTGGCGCCATCGGATATGCCACATTGATACTTGAGCGCCCTACTGTAAACATACAGTAGGGGCCCTCCAGAGCCGTCGTTCGCTCTACAACTCTTCCCTTTCTTCCTGGCTCTCATCTCCTCCCCCTATCGGGAGCGCGTCTCCGTGTGCCCATACGGTTCCGGGATATGCGCGCTTCGAGTAGACTGAGAGGAGGCTTCTCTCCTTCTTCCTTATGATTGATGAAGTCCACCTACACTTTAGCTTTCCTTCAAATTCTACAAGCGTTGAGCATTGGGTGCATACATGTCCAGCTCTTCAGGGTACCCTCACCAGGCAAACTAGGGTGGAGCAGGTTCAATACAGGTACCGGGGTCTGCAGATAGACTTGTGGTTTGCGCAAGGAAGGGGAAGAGTAAAAGGCTCCCTGCATAGCTTTGCCCAAGGGCATAATCGTGGGCTTTTTACGTTCTCAGCGGTGAAGGCTGCCTGTGAGCAGCTAGCCAATGATCTGGCTCTCCCTGCGGAAACGTTAAAGGTCTACAAGTTGGAAATAGGGGTCAACTTAAAGCTTGACACCTCGCCGGCCAGCTTTTTGGAAAGCCTCATCTCGCACAAACGGAAGCCTTTCTGGCCTAAGGAGCCCCATGATAAAGAACCCCGCCCGTTGCTCTTCTATGCTAAATATGGAGACTATAAGATCAAAATGTATGATAAGGCAACCTATCATCGGATTCAAGGCGAGGCTATTCCAAAGAACAGTGAGTTACTCCGCTTCGAAGTACGATATCATCGCATCAGAGCTCTGCTGAGGCCTTTAAGGATAGCACTGCTAACACTAAAAGATCTTGCTGAGCCGAAACTCTTACTACGTTTCTCCGAAATCCTAGCCGTCCATTGGAAGCATTGTAAACGCCGAGAGCCCAAAAACTTCACGGGCTTAACCCCCCGGAAATGCGAGTTGCTCAGCGCTGGAGATGATCAGGACTTGACTGCCCACTTGAGGCAGCTCAAATCTGTGTCTTGGAATACGAAGCGTCAATGCGAGTTGAATAAGCTTCAAATAGGGTCGAAAAGACGTAGGCCACCTCATCCGTTTGATCAGATATTCCAGCAGACGTTATTGTGTATGCAGGGAAAAGCTGCGGAGAAGAATGGCTAGTTCAAAAAAGGGTATGTTTTCCACTCATGTAATGAGGTGGAAACAGGGCTATCCTTCTCTGTTATAAACAGTGTTCTATAACACACACCCTTCTTACCAGGCGAAGCCTTGATGTAAGAACATTGAGGTTATGGAGCACCTCGGAACGGCAGCGGGCAGTATCAGCCTACCTCCGAGAGATAAAATGGGTCCTGGTAAGAAGCCCGTTAGTGTGCTATTTTAACAATAGGGTGTGCTTGCCTTATGCCTGTTAATGGAGGGATATAGAACGCAGTGTAGGTGGCTAGGTGAACTTGGCCGCCTACACTGAACGCATTAATATACTCGACATAGCTACCGCCCAATAGCCAATAGCTGCTCCCGTAGCGTGTTGCTGTTCTCTGTCGCCTCCAGATAAGTAGTTCCTTCTTCTGAACTAGTATGGTAAGCTATTTTATCCAGGTCGCTACGCTTCAGCTTCTGGCACTCCGCAAGGGTTAGGTAATGCGCTGAGAAGCGTTGGTATATGTCGGATTTTAGTCCGTACTCCCTGGTCTTACCCTCGGTTATCTTGTTTTGCCCATGCATGCCTCTGTCCGTGAGTAAAATAGCCTCTCCATTTTTCAGATACAGATACACACTCTTTTCCCATTTATCATTAAAGAAATTCATTTTGCTATCCTCGGTATCCTGCCAGAAAATGATGAGGGTTTTGTCTCCATCCCTGGCTACGGTTACTGAAGTTGTGAAACCGAAATTTTCGGTATGAATGGTCGTCTTCAACCCAGCCGTCATTCTCCGGCCTCCCATAAACACGGAGCCCGTCGGGCGGTAGGGCTCGGGCTCTGCAACCTCCTCTGTTGTCTCCACTATGTCATCGGCTGCAGCTTCCATCGAGTCGGCTCGGGCATCGGCTCGGGCATTCACGGCTGCTTCCAGGCTATCGGCCATGGCTATCTGAGAGGTATACTGCCACGTGCCATCTGCATGGAGCGTCACTTTCCGGCCGGCCTCGGTAGTAGCCGTTTCCTGGCCGAAAGCCGTCATAGCTACCAGTAGGGTAATAAGGGTAATAAAGTACTGTTTCATTTGTGTAATTCGGCCAGCGCTGGTGTTCCTGCTGGCCTGGCAATAGGTAGTTGTAAATGTGATAGGTAAAGACTGTGGGTTAGTTTCGCTATTCTACTTCCTCCAGCTCCTCGGCAATGCTGCCGAACTCGGCCAGAGCGGCGCGCAGGTTCTCAGCTATTTCTTGGGCGAGTACGTCGGGGGCGGGGAGGGAGGCGCTGTCTTCCAGCGTGTCGTCTTTCAGCCAGAAGATATCCAGGTTCACCTTGTCGCGGGCGAGCAGCTCTTCCAGACCGAAGGGGCGGAATTGTTCCGTTTCCTGGCGCTTGGCTCGCTCGCCGGGCTGGCCGTAGCACCGCACAAAGTCCTGTAGGTGTGCGTCGCTCAGGGGGCGGGTTTTTGGGGTAAAGTGCTGGTTGGTGCGTAGGTCATAGACCCACAGCTTGCTCGTGCGAGCGGTTTCGCCGCTGGTTTTCTTGTCGAAGAACAGCACATTGGCTTTCACCCCCTGAGCATAGAAGATGCCCGTGGGCAAGCGCAACAGCGTGTGCACGTCGCAGTCCTGCAGGAGCTTGCGGCGGATGGTTTCCCCTGGTCCTCCCTCAAACAGCACGTTATCCGGCAGCACCACGGCCGCCGTGCCGTTCACCTTCAGAATAGTGTAGATGTGCTGCAGGAAGTTAAGCTGCTTGTTGCTGGTGGTGGCCACAAAGTCGGGCCGCTCGTAGCTGAGCGAGTCCTTGCCGGCCTGGCCTTCCTCGTTCAGCACCGTAATGCTGCTTTTCTTGCCGAAGGGCGGGTTGGCCAGAATCATATCATAGCGCGTGCCCGGGTCGCCGATAAGCGAATCCTGATTCTTTACTGGGCTTTCCAGCCCCCCAATTCCGTGCAGGTACAGATTCATGGCGGCCAGCCGCACCACGGAGTCCACAATGTCGAAGCCATGGAAGGTGCCGTCGCGCAGGAAGCGCAGCTCGTCTTCGTCCATCTCCTGGCTGTAGCGCTCTACCAGGTAGTCGCGGGCCACCAGCAGGAAGCCGGCCGTGCCGCAGGCGGGGTCGCAGATGGTCTGGCCGGGGCGGGGCGCTACGGCGTCTACAATAGCCTGAATGAGTGGGCGAGGGGTGAAGTACTGGCCGGCGCCGCCTTTCACGTCTTCGGCGTTCTTCTGCAGCAGTCCTTCGTAAATCTCCCCCTTCACGTCGAAGCCCATGCCCGACCAGTTTTCCCGGTCTATCAGCACCAGCAGGTGCTTCAGCCGGGCCGGGTTCTGA
The Hymenobacter sp. DG25B genome window above contains:
- a CDS encoding class I SAM-dependent DNA methyltransferase — translated: MNIQASQLVQRVWNYATVLRDDGVGYGDYVEQITYLLFLKMADEQLGNPNAPTVPEALSWASLRELEGDALEIQYRHILTDLAKEPGMLGVIFKKAQNKIQNPARLKHLLVLIDRENWSGMGFDVKGEIYEGLLQKNAEDVKGGAGQYFTPRPLIQAIVDAVAPRPGQTICDPACGTAGFLLVARDYLVERYSQEMDEDELRFLRDGTFHGFDIVDSVVRLAAMNLYLHGIGGLESPVKNQDSLIGDPGTRYDMILANPPFGKKSSITVLNEEGQAGKDSLSYERPDFVATTSNKQLNFLQHIYTILKVNGTAAVVLPDNVLFEGGPGETIRRKLLQDCDVHTLLRLPTGIFYAQGVKANVLFFDKKTSGETARTSKLWVYDLRTNQHFTPKTRPLSDAHLQDFVRCYGQPGERAKRQETEQFRPFGLEELLARDKVNLDIFWLKDDTLEDSASLPAPDVLAQEIAENLRAALAEFGSIAEELEEVE
- a CDS encoding helix-turn-helix domain-containing protein; this encodes MNNPFELINARLNNLEALTLEALQHLRSAPPAAAAVGGIELAQEVTRLSKPRIYALVSARAIPHSKRGNKLYFNRTELVAWLEEGRRAITR